In Marinitoga sp. 38H-ov, one DNA window encodes the following:
- a CDS encoding iron ABC transporter permease, whose amino-acid sequence MFTKKKVIYFFILLLLVSVLDFWIFSNIKTSYNEVLNENLLKTSQIISRSIPKSNFDYNKWIKKYEKENENLKIIYINGLPGFFETTDYFNEENIYNFFNNNLKSKDFQKGIESAVYSEFYFSKSDYIINNSKYRIIFAPILSDEYDVLGVGVLFFKMDKYMEFYRIVNIFMYAVIIIFILLYGIINFSRDPVMNFIILGIFVIVAIFTAYPLFEAVRLTFIKNGEFSLDIWKKILTTKQYLNAFWGSIKLGISTATLSTLVGFLFAFVLARTGIKGKKIFSTMATLPVISPPFSLTLSILLLFGNNGLITKKILGLENFSIYGLGGLTLVQTIGMFPIAYLTMVGVLHSIDSTLEDASLDLNASKLETFLKVTLPLSMPGILSAWLLVFTNSLADFANPLILSGNYRVLSVEAYLEVTGMNRLGNGAALSILLLLPTITAFLVQRFWVSKKSFVTVTGKPSPRITELVSKPVKTILVSLIVLIIIFLISLYGTIVAGCFVRNWGIDYTFTLENITEALQRGKDAIMDTVTLASAATPIAGILAMMTALILVRKKFSGKRLFEILIMAPFAIPGTLIGISYILAFNKAPLILVGTGAIIVINYIIRELPVGVEGGVAALRQIDPSIEEAAQDLGADAPTVFKTIVLPLLRPAFISSLSYTFVRSMTAVSAVIFLISAKWYHITVLIYNFSENLRFGLASVLATTLIIIVLAAFGLMRLLVKESETLEKSVSQ is encoded by the coding sequence ATGTTTACAAAAAAGAAAGTTATATATTTTTTTATATTATTATTATTAGTTTCTGTATTAGATTTTTGGATTTTTTCAAATATTAAAACTTCATATAATGAAGTTTTAAATGAAAACCTTTTGAAGACAAGTCAGATAATTTCTAGATCTATTCCTAAAAGTAATTTTGATTATAATAAATGGATTAAAAAATATGAAAAAGAAAATGAAAATCTAAAAATAATATATATTAATGGACTTCCAGGTTTTTTTGAAACAACAGATTATTTTAATGAAGAAAATATATATAATTTTTTTAATAATAATCTAAAATCAAAAGATTTTCAAAAAGGTATTGAAAGTGCAGTATATAGTGAATTCTATTTTTCAAAAAGTGATTATATTATAAATAATTCTAAATATAGAATTATTTTTGCTCCTATATTAAGTGATGAATATGATGTTTTAGGTGTAGGGGTACTTTTCTTTAAAATGGATAAATATATGGAATTTTATAGAATAGTAAATATTTTTATGTATGCAGTAATAATAATATTTATATTACTATATGGAATTATAAACTTCTCTAGAGATCCAGTAATGAACTTTATAATTTTAGGTATTTTTGTAATAGTAGCTATTTTTACTGCTTATCCATTATTTGAAGCAGTAAGATTAACTTTTATAAAAAATGGAGAATTTTCATTGGATATATGGAAAAAAATATTAACAACTAAACAATATTTAAATGCATTTTGGGGAAGTATTAAACTAGGAATTTCAACCGCAACATTATCAACTTTAGTAGGATTTTTATTTGCATTTGTTTTAGCAAGAACTGGAATCAAAGGAAAAAAAATTTTTAGTACCATGGCAACATTACCAGTTATTTCTCCTCCATTTTCATTAACTTTATCTATATTATTACTTTTTGGGAATAATGGTTTAATAACAAAAAAAATACTTGGACTAGAAAATTTTAGTATATATGGGTTGGGTGGTTTAACATTAGTACAAACTATAGGGATGTTTCCAATAGCTTATTTAACTATGGTTGGTGTATTACATTCAATTGACTCCACTCTTGAGGATGCGTCTTTAGATTTAAATGCATCAAAATTAGAGACATTTTTAAAAGTAACATTACCTTTATCTATGCCAGGGATTTTAAGTGCATGGTTATTAGTATTTACTAATTCATTAGCAGACTTTGCTAATCCATTGATATTGTCTGGGAATTACAGAGTGTTATCAGTTGAAGCTTATCTTGAAGTTACTGGAATGAATAGATTAGGTAATGGTGCGGCACTATCAATATTATTATTATTGCCTACAATCACTGCTTTTTTAGTACAAAGATTTTGGGTTTCAAAAAAATCATTTGTGACAGTTACAGGAAAACCTTCTCCAAGAATTACGGAATTAGTTTCTAAACCAGTTAAAACAATATTGGTTTCTTTAATAGTTTTGATTATTATATTTTTAATTTCATTATATGGAACAATTGTAGCTGGATGTTTTGTAAGAAATTGGGGTATTGATTATACATTTACTTTAGAAAATATAACTGAAGCACTTCAAAGAGGTAAAGATGCAATAATGGATACTGTAACATTAGCATCTGCAGCTACTCCTATTGCTGGAATATTAGCTATGATGACAGCATTAATATTGGTTAGAAAGAAATTTAGCGGGAAAAGATTATTTGAAATATTAATAATGGCACCATTTGCAATACCAGGTACTTTAATAGGTATTAGTTATATTTTAGCTTTTAATAAAGCTCCATTAATTTTAGTAGGTACGGGGGCTATTATTGTAATAAACTATATTATTAGAGAATTACCAGTTGGTGTTGAAGGAGGGGTTGCAGCTTTAAGACAAATAGATCCTTCCATAGAAGAAGCAGCACAAGATTTAGGTGCTGATGCTCCAACGGTATTTAAAACTATTGTATTACCTTTATTAAGACCAGCTTTTATATCTAGTTTATCCTATACTTTTGTTAGATCAATGACTGCTGTTAGTGCTGTTATTTTCCTTATATCAGCAAAATGGTATCATATAACAGTTTTAATATATAATTTCTCTGAAAATTTAAGATTTGGCTTAGCAAGTGTATTAGCTACTACTTTAATAATAATTGTGTTAGCTGCTTTTGGATTAATGAGATTATTAGTTAAAGAAAGTGAAACATTAGAAAAATCAGTTTCTCAATGA
- a CDS encoding ABC transporter ATP-binding protein, with the protein MTKKQVSLRLENVTKIFYDKKYNTEVIAVNNSNFEIKPGELITLLGPSGCGKTTTLRMVAGFELPTKGKIYIGNDDITYLPPNKRDTATVFQSYGLFPHMTVFDNVAYGLKLRKISKEEIGKKVLNTLEMVGLKDLANRAPSRLSGGQQQRVALARSIIVEPSILLLDEPLSNLDALLREQMRIEIRRIQKSLGITAIYVTHDRVEAMSLSDRIIVMKDGKIVQIGTPNDIYENPNSKFVAGFVGKVAFFDVEVKDILEDKCIAVFRGKILEIPKFESNIEIGKGNVLMARPESLVLKDSKEGLINGRVKINVYLGNSVESFIETEFGEIMVQIDNPSLKKVFDEGQEVSIDIVPELCKILKNEE; encoded by the coding sequence ATGACAAAAAAACAAGTATCTTTAAGATTAGAAAATGTTACTAAGATATTTTATGACAAAAAATATAATACAGAAGTAATTGCAGTAAATAATTCTAATTTTGAAATAAAGCCAGGAGAATTAATTACATTATTAGGTCCATCAGGATGTGGAAAAACTACAACTTTAAGAATGGTAGCAGGATTTGAATTACCAACTAAAGGTAAAATATATATTGGAAATGATGATATAACTTATCTTCCTCCTAACAAAAGAGATACAGCAACTGTTTTTCAAAGTTATGGACTATTTCCACATATGACGGTGTTTGATAATGTGGCCTATGGATTGAAATTAAGAAAAATATCTAAAGAAGAAATAGGAAAAAAAGTCTTAAACACTTTAGAAATGGTAGGGTTGAAAGATTTAGCAAATAGAGCTCCTTCAAGGTTGTCTGGGGGACAGCAACAAAGAGTTGCATTAGCTAGATCTATAATAGTAGAACCATCAATATTATTGCTAGATGAACCATTATCTAATTTGGATGCATTATTGAGAGAGCAAATGAGAATAGAAATAAGAAGAATTCAAAAATCTTTAGGTATAACTGCCATTTATGTTACTCATGATAGGGTTGAAGCAATGAGTTTATCAGATAGAATAATAGTTATGAAAGATGGGAAAATTGTTCAAATAGGCACCCCTAACGATATTTATGAAAATCCTAATTCAAAATTTGTAGCTGGTTTTGTTGGGAAAGTTGCATTTTTTGATGTCGAGGTTAAAGATATTTTGGAAGATAAATGTATAGCTGTTTTTAGAGGTAAAATATTAGAAATACCTAAATTTGAATCAAATATAGAAATAGGAAAAGGAAATGTTTTAATGGCAAGACCGGAATCATTGGTATTAAAAGATTCTAAAGAAGGATTAATAAATGGAAGAGTTAAAATAAATGTATATTTAGGAAATTCAGTAGAATCATTTATTGAAACTGAATTTGGTGAAATAATGGTTCAAATAGATAATCCTAGTTTAAAAAAAGTTTTTGATGAAGGTCAAGAAGTATCAATTGATATTGTTCCGGAATTATGCAAGATTTTAAAAAACGAGGAATAA
- a CDS encoding 4Fe-4S binding protein has translation MYISDILFFILFFILLKNHSLIKWIFVFITVLLLSPLIGRFYCGWICPINTVFKPINFIYNKINIKRIKIPKFLESNILRYILLFAFIALFITTKILKIKLNILLYVIGIATIITLFFEETFWHKKLCPYRTLLNICEKGSPIKLKIDKCIGCGLCQEVCPNNTIITLSNKKKKNY, from the coding sequence ATGTACATATCTGATATATTATTTTTTATATTGTTTTTTATACTATTAAAAAATCATAGTTTAATAAAATGGATATTTGTATTTATCACTGTACTTTTACTTTCTCCTTTAATAGGAAGATTTTATTGTGGATGGATATGTCCAATTAATACAGTATTTAAACCTATAAACTTTATATATAATAAAATTAATATAAAAAGAATTAAAATTCCAAAATTTCTGGAATCTAATATACTCAGATATATACTTCTTTTTGCTTTTATAGCTTTATTTATTACAACTAAAATATTAAAGATAAAATTGAATATTTTATTATATGTTATTGGCATTGCAACAATAATAACATTATTTTTTGAAGAGACGTTTTGGCATAAGAAATTATGTCCATATAGAACATTGCTAAATATATGTGAAAAAGGTTCTCCAATAAAATTAAAAATAGACAAATGCATTGGTTGTGGATTATGTCAAGAAGTTTGCCCTAATAATACTATTATTACATTAAGTAATAAAAAAAAGAAAAATTATTAA
- a CDS encoding FprA family A-type flavoprotein: MDNILNITDSVYYVGVNDRDTHLFENMWPLPKGVSYNSYIIKDEKTVLFDTVKTTKTHIFLDKIDKILEGKKLDYLVINHMEPDHSGSIAEILRAYPEIKIVGNKKTFEFLYALYGIDTNLYEVKDGDELDLGKHKLKFYLTPMVHWPETMMTYDETEKILFAGDAFGGFGTLDGGVFDDEVDIEYYENEIRRYYSNIVGKFGPMVQRAMAKLSGLEINIIASTHGPVWRTNPGRIISLYDKWSKYETEEGVVIAYGSMYGNTEKMADFIARCLADEGIKNIRIMNSSEVHESFIINEIWRFKGVLLGTNTYNNGIFPRMENLIINLEHKGIKNRVFGVFGTYGWSGGGVKGIVDYIKKNNWEMVCDPVEVQFSAHEEHYEKLRQLAKEMAKRVKEN; this comes from the coding sequence ATGGACAATATTTTAAACATTACAGATTCAGTATATTATGTAGGGGTTAATGACAGGGATACTCATTTATTTGAAAATATGTGGCCTTTACCTAAAGGAGTTTCTTATAACTCATATATTATTAAAGATGAAAAAACTGTATTATTTGACACAGTAAAAACTACAAAAACACACATATTTTTAGATAAAATAGATAAAATTTTAGAAGGTAAAAAATTAGATTACTTAGTTATTAATCATATGGAACCAGATCATTCTGGATCAATAGCTGAAATTTTAAGAGCATATCCAGAAATAAAAATAGTAGGAAATAAAAAAACTTTTGAATTTTTATATGCTTTATATGGAATTGATACAAACTTATATGAAGTAAAAGATGGTGATGAATTAGATTTAGGGAAACACAAATTAAAATTCTATTTAACACCTATGGTGCATTGGCCAGAAACAATGATGACATATGATGAAACTGAAAAGATATTATTTGCAGGAGATGCTTTTGGCGGATTTGGAACTTTAGATGGTGGAGTTTTTGATGACGAAGTTGATATTGAATACTATGAAAATGAAATAAGAAGATATTATTCTAATATTGTTGGTAAATTTGGACCAATGGTACAAAGAGCTATGGCAAAATTATCTGGATTAGAAATAAATATTATTGCTTCAACACATGGACCTGTATGGAGAACAAATCCTGGTAGAATTATTTCATTATATGATAAATGGAGCAAATATGAAACAGAAGAAGGAGTAGTTATTGCATATGGTTCTATGTATGGAAACACAGAAAAGATGGCCGACTTTATAGCAAGATGTTTAGCAGATGAAGGTATTAAAAATATAAGAATAATGAATTCTTCTGAAGTACACGAATCGTTTATTATCAATGAAATTTGGAGATTTAAAGGTGTTTTATTAGGTACAAATACTTATAATAATGGAATTTTCCCAAGAATGGAAAATTTAATTATAAATTTAGAACACAAAGGTATTAAAAATAGAGTATTTGGAGTATTTGGAACATATGGTTGGAGCGGTGGCGGAGTAAAAGGAATTGTAGACTATATTAAGAAAAATAATTGGGAAATGGTTTGTGACCCTGTTGAAGTACAATTCTCTGCTCATGAAGAACACTATGAAAAATTGAGACAATTAGCTAAAGAAATGGCAAAAAGAGTTAAAGAAAATTAA
- a CDS encoding DUF1801 domain-containing protein: MKIEAKNINEFIEKCGDRKDDIIFLDNYIMSVLPKIKRYLYVSSSINMLAYGEVPYKTKGYDGMFPLIGLTPQKNNISLYITVWREGKTIPELYGKKIGKVNIGKSCVRFKKANNLDLDILKIALLEAVEWSKEQKNE; this comes from the coding sequence ATGAAAATAGAAGCTAAAAATATTAATGAATTTATTGAAAAATGTGGCGATAGAAAAGATGATATTATCTTTTTAGATAATTATATAATGAGTGTTTTACCAAAAATAAAAAGATATTTATATGTATCAAGCAGTATAAACATGTTAGCATATGGAGAAGTTCCATATAAAACTAAAGGTTATGATGGAATGTTTCCATTAATAGGGCTAACTCCACAAAAAAATAATATAAGCCTATATATTACAGTTTGGAGAGAAGGAAAAACAATACCTGAATTATATGGGAAGAAAATTGGAAAGGTTAATATAGGAAAAAGTTGTGTAAGATTTAAAAAAGCAAATAATTTAGATTTAGATATTTTAAAAATAGCATTATTAGAAGCTGTCGAATGGTCTAAGGAGCAAAAAAATGAATGA
- a CDS encoding class I SAM-dependent methyltransferase, whose product MYSTINNVKKPKILDLGCGSGNQTIVLSELSEGIKYAVDYYNQYLEKLKRKIDLMNIKNIITLQGDMKNLEFEKEYLDIVWSEGAIYIMGVENGFKKYKKYLKKADIWLYLI is encoded by the coding sequence ATATATTCAACTATTAATAATGTAAAAAAGCCCAAAATATTAGATTTGGGATGTGGATCTGGAAATCAAACAATAGTATTATCAGAATTGTCAGAAGGAATTAAATATGCTGTTGATTACTATAATCAATATTTAGAAAAACTTAAAAGGAAAATAGATTTAATGAATATAAAAAATATTATTACTCTTCAAGGAGATATGAAAAATTTAGAATTTGAAAAAGAATATTTGGATATTGTATGGTCTGAGGGAGCAATATATATAATGGGGGTTGAAAATGGGTTTAAAAAGTATAAAAAATATTTAAAAAAGGCGGATATATGGCTGTATCTCATTTAA
- a CDS encoding methyltransferase type 11 yields the protein MKKKYNNNSNFDNIVNEILLEIKTYEKYSEYYGYVFYICRKL from the coding sequence TTGAAAAAGAAATATAATAACAATTCTAATTTTGATAATATAGTAAATGAAATATTGTTAGAAATAAAAACGTATGAAAAATATTCTGAATATTATGGATATGTATTCTACATATGCAGAAAACTATAA
- a CDS encoding MBL fold metallo-hydrolase produces MEFKNITKNVFYIKDNTNIGVIKINENNDVLIIDTGSDSSKGRRIVKKLKENGYTVKYIINTHMHADHIGGNNYIQKNCPDVKIFSFRSEISFIENPLFMPYLLYSGAYPIKELRNKFLLAEPSKVTDIISDEEKEINIENNNIKLIPLNGHTEFHKGILFDNVLFCGDSLISEELLEKHKIPVNINIRNTKKTLLKLIESNYSYYVPSHGDLLENIVSLAKTNLDRIIEIENKILDYIIKEHSTEELITYLLYSYGIEIKNATLYYLYNTTILAFLSYLKEENKIDITYNKNKILWKAIL; encoded by the coding sequence ATGGAATTTAAAAATATTACCAAAAATGTTTTTTATATCAAAGATAATACCAATATAGGAGTTATAAAAATTAATGAAAATAATGACGTGTTAATAATAGATACTGGTAGTGATAGTTCTAAAGGAAGACGAATAGTTAAAAAACTAAAAGAAAATGGATATACAGTAAAATATATCATTAACACACATATGCATGCAGATCATATTGGTGGAAATAATTATATTCAAAAAAATTGCCCTGATGTAAAAATATTTTCATTTAGATCTGAAATTAGTTTTATTGAAAATCCATTATTTATGCCGTATTTATTATATTCTGGTGCTTATCCAATTAAAGAATTAAGAAATAAATTTTTATTAGCCGAGCCATCAAAAGTTACAGATATAATAAGTGATGAAGAAAAAGAAATAAATATAGAAAACAATAATATTAAACTAATACCTCTTAATGGACATACTGAATTTCATAAAGGAATTTTATTTGATAATGTATTATTTTGTGGAGATTCATTAATATCAGAAGAATTATTAGAAAAACATAAAATACCAGTTAATATAAATATAAGAAATACAAAAAAAACATTATTAAAACTTATTGAATCTAATTATTCTTATTATGTTCCTTCACATGGTGATTTACTAGAAAATATTGTTAGCTTAGCGAAAACTAATCTTGATAGAATTATAGAAATAGAAAATAAAATTTTAGATTATATTATTAAAGAACATTCTACAGAAGAATTAATTACCTATTTATTATATTCTTATGGAATAGAAATTAAAAATGCAACATTATATTATTTATACAATACGACAATACTAGCTTTTTTAAGTTATTTAAAAGAAGAAAATAAAATTGATATAACTTATAATAAAAATAAAATATTATGGAAAGCTATATTATAG
- a CDS encoding uracil-DNA glycosylase: MKECKWFFICPMKKYYEKRLISKKWIDSYCKSNWKKCIRYQKEEQGIYHEDWMLPDGTLDMTLKNH; encoded by the coding sequence ATGAAGGAATGCAAATGGTTTTTTATATGTCCAATGAAAAAATATTATGAAAAAAGGTTGATTAGTAAAAAGTGGATAGATAGCTATTGTAAAAGCAATTGGAAAAAATGTATTAGATATCAAAAAGAAGAACAAGGAATATATCATGAGGATTGGATGTTACCAGATGGAACTTTGGATATGACTTTAAAAAATCATTAA
- a CDS encoding phosphoesterase, producing MNIFDIKNYIKGKNVLHTTHILSDCDGIASVFWGMNIFGGDYYIPFPELRTGEGLLEYLKLIPEKEINFNLYDVYFIYDTSNYEDVEFLNFENKEYIVFDHHGRVDKEFIANSVYSYINKSSANVINLYELSIKNLISLKDKILLSFAIGLYTDTLMLRTAREKEFFYFSKFIRNYKLEDIINIIYTKKINQYDFLDSLKDLKFYKINDLLVSVCNFKNVNQYQIFLDGLFDVLGIDISVGILPQGIKIQVKKAYVQKIYHRILIPFQKKMNIKKIHGIWLDFFDYKLVLSELRNY from the coding sequence ATGAACATTTTTGATATTAAAAATTATATTAAAGGAAAGAATGTTCTTCATACAACTCATATTTTATCTGATTGTGATGGAATTGCCTCAGTTTTTTGGGGAATGAATATTTTTGGTGGAGATTATTATATACCTTTTCCGGAGTTACGAACTGGTGAAGGATTGCTAGAATATCTTAAATTAATTCCTGAAAAAGAAATTAATTTTAATTTGTATGATGTGTATTTTATTTATGATACTTCAAATTATGAAGATGTTGAATTTTTAAATTTTGAAAATAAAGAATATATTGTTTTTGACCATCATGGAAGAGTAGATAAAGAATTTATTGCAAACTCAGTTTATTCATATATAAACAAATCAAGCGCAAATGTTATTAATTTATATGAACTTTCTATAAAAAATCTTATATCATTAAAAGATAAAATATTATTATCTTTTGCAATTGGATTATATACTGATACTTTAATGTTAAGAACTGCAAGGGAAAAAGAATTTTTTTATTTTTCTAAATTTATCAGAAATTATAAGCTTGAAGATATTATAAATATTATTTATACAAAAAAAATCAATCAATATGATTTTTTAGATTCATTAAAAGATCTAAAATTTTATAAAATTAACGATTTGTTGGTTTCAGTGTGTAATTTTAAAAATGTAAATCAGTATCAAATTTTTTTAGATGGATTATTTGATGTGTTAGGAATAGATATTTCTGTTGGCATACTACCTCAAGGAATAAAAATACAAGTAAAAAAAGCATATGTACAAAAAATATATCACAGAATATTAATTCCATTTCAAAAAAAAATGAATATAAAAAAAATCCACGGAATATGGTTGGATTTTTTTGATTATAAATTAGTATTAAGTGAATTAAGAAACTATTAG
- a CDS encoding DNA alkylation repair protein — translation MSDLLQNIIKEMEENYNEKKAKGNYKFYQTHPGGYGEGDEFLGLTVPFQRKIAKKYKNMPLEDVEKLLQSKYHEHRLTALFILIQNFKNKKEEVIEIYLRNLERVNNWDLVDSSAPYLLGPYLENKDRSILYDLAKSNNLWKQRIAIISTFYFIKNNDFNDSLKISEILLNHNHDLIHKAVGWMLREIGKRNKKVEDEFLKKYYKTMPRTMLRYAIEKYPEEERQKILKGIW, via the coding sequence ATGAGTGATTTGTTACAAAATATTATAAAAGAAATGGAAGAAAATTATAATGAAAAAAAAGCTAAAGGAAATTATAAATTCTATCAAACTCATCCTGGTGGTTATGGAGAGGGCGATGAATTTTTAGGTTTAACAGTCCCCTTTCAAAGAAAAATAGCTAAGAAATACAAAAATATGCCTTTGGAAGACGTAGAAAAACTTTTACAATCAAAATATCATGAACACAGATTAACCGCTTTATTTATTTTAATTCAAAACTTTAAAAACAAAAAAGAAGAAGTTATTGAAATTTATTTAAGGAATTTAGAAAGAGTTAATAATTGGGATTTAGTAGATTCTTCAGCGCCTTATTTACTTGGACCATATTTAGAAAATAAAGATAGAAGTATATTATATGATCTAGCTAAATCAAATAATTTGTGGAAACAAAGAATAGCTATTATATCTACATTTTATTTTATAAAAAACAATGATTTTAATGACTCTTTAAAAATTAGCGAAATTTTATTAAATCATAATCATGATTTAATTCATAAAGCTGTTGGATGGATGTTACGTGAGATTGGTAAAAGAAATAAAAAAGTCGAAGATGAATTTTTAAAAAAATATTATAAAACTATGCCTAGAACAATGTTAAGATATGCTATTGAAAAATATCCTGAAGAGGAAAGACAAAAAATTTTAAAAGGGATATGGTAA
- a CDS encoding class I SAM-dependent methyltransferase, producing MEKKLKVSYDKLAVHYAKDVDTKTFNAYYERPAMIKAIDTIKDLVVLDAGCGAGFYTEWLINNKAKEVFAIDFSEKMVEYTKNRVVDKAKVLLENLNEKLSFENNYFDLIISSLTLHYVRDLDFTLKELSRILKPNGKLIFSIHHPIMTYLYFSLENYFEDILLEDVINKVPVYFYHRSFDTISNSLYNNNFLIERIIEPKPIYKFKEEDEKNYKKLNKKPHFIIFKTIKRAF from the coding sequence ATGGAAAAAAAATTAAAAGTTAGTTATGATAAATTAGCTGTTCATTATGCAAAAGATGTTGACACAAAAACTTTTAACGCTTATTATGAAAGACCTGCAATGATAAAAGCTATTGATACTATTAAAGATTTAGTAGTATTAGATGCAGGATGTGGAGCAGGTTTTTATACTGAATGGCTCATAAATAATAAAGCAAAAGAGGTATTTGCTATAGATTTTTCAGAAAAAATGGTTGAATATACTAAAAATAGAGTTGTGGATAAAGCTAAAGTATTATTAGAAAATTTAAATGAAAAACTTTCTTTTGAAAATAATTATTTTGATCTAATAATATCTTCATTAACTTTACATTATGTAAGAGATTTAGATTTTACTTTAAAGGAATTAAGTAGAATATTAAAACCCAATGGGAAACTAATATTTTCTATTCATCATCCAATTATGACATACCTATATTTTAGTTTAGAGAATTACTTTGAAGATATTCTACTTGAAGATGTTATTAATAAAGTTCCTGTTTATTTTTATCATAGATCATTTGATACTATTTCTAATAGTTTATATAATAATAATTTTTTAATTGAAAGAATTATCGAGCCTAAACCAATCTATAAATTTAAAGAAGAAGATGAGAAAAATTATAAAAAATTAAATAAAAAACCTCATTTTATAATATTTAAAACAATAAAAAGAGCTTTTTAA